CATCCATTTACTCATTTTTTGTGACTGTGCTGAAAATGGATTACCCAATATCATGGCAAATAAAGCACCGACGACAAGTGCCGTTGCAGAGCCAACAAATGGTAATGCTGATACTAAAAATAGTGCAATAAAAAGAACTTGTTTTGGGCGTTCGGCTATCACAACGGCGCTCTGATCAGTTTATTGGTTAGCTTATGCACCACAGGTGCAACAAAAATAACGGTAGGAAATGCCACACAAAATGCAAAAGCCCATGCTTTAAGCCAAATGGTTGCAATGTTATCGATTAAACCAACGTTAAAGATGCTGATCACTAAAGACATAAATCCAGACATAAACAG
Above is a window of Pseudoalteromonas shioyasakiensis DNA encoding:
- a CDS encoding DUF2798 domain-containing protein; this translates as MLHPRFRTVVFAFFMALFMSGFMSLVISIFNVGLIDNIATIWLKAWAFAFCVAFPTVIFVAPVVHKLTNKLIRAPL